One Aegilops tauschii subsp. strangulata cultivar AL8/78 chromosome 2, Aet v6.0, whole genome shotgun sequence genomic window, AGGACGACGAGGACCGCGCGGTGGTCCGTGGTTGACGAGGCGGGCGAACGGAAGCTGGGCCGCGCCATCCGTGTAGAGGGGCAGCGACGGAGGACGAAAcggtggtcgtggcggcggaggtggtggagggTGCGCGGAGGAGTCCGCGGTGGCCGTGGCGCCCGAGGGAGATGCGCCTCCCGAGAAGGTCGCCGCGGGATCGACGGTCGGCGCAGCCTTGCGGGCCTCGTCCACGTCGGCTTGTGTGAGGTCGATTTGCTTGGAGAGGAGCTTGATCTCGGCGGAGACCTGGTCGTTGTAGACGATCTGCGCCTGGTGGCGCTCGTCGGCGGTCTTCTGATTCGCGTCGAGGCGGCGGATGACGGATTCGAGCAAGCTCTGCAACTTGTCCGTGGTCTCCGACATGGCGTCGAGCACGCGGCGGGTCTGCGCCGAGGGTTGGATGGTGGTGCCGTTGTTTCGAACTAGATCAGATCGAACCCCGGGTAGGATTTTgtgcgagctcgccggagcggcgcGCACCTGACCCGGTGGATGTTACCGATCGATCAGCGAGCCAACGGCGGTGGTGGGAAAAAAATTTGGGCTCTGATTACCAGATTGTCACGCCCCCATGGCCGGATCTGAGAGAGAAGGGGGTGAGGGGATCAGGGTGAGAGGAGAAGCACGAGAGTAGGTGAGAGGAAGCGTGAGGAAGGAGTGGACAGAAAGAAATGACTCATTCATTCGATGCCTTGCTCGTCCACACACGCGCGTACAAGTAAGCCACCCACAGCTGGCACCCACGCACACACACCTACTCCTGTAGCTGGGCCCGGTCAGTCTGGTGACCAAGTCTTGCGGTTGCGGGTTCAGAGTCTGAACCTGCATCTTCAGTCCGCTGCTGTGATCGATCAGCAGGCGTGACACTACAAGGTGAGTATTGGTTAGCTGATGATGTGAAACTGCCGGTATCAAAGGTTACCCTTTTCGAAAGATAGCTCTGTGCCATGTAGTCTATCAAATGTGATAAATTAACTTATACTAAATcagcgacaattaatatggatcggagggaatAGATAAATTAGCAGCCCACCGGTTCATTTACTAGACTAGGTGTGATCTATGCACATGCTTAAGAGTTTTGCGCTCAACTGGTGCAAACATCAATTGCTTGTTGGTCCTTACATGGTATCCTGGGGGCTTGCCAAGCCTCCTGCAATGAAAATCCCTCTCTAGTTCTGATAACAGTCAAAAGGGATGGCAATCGGATATTCTGTCCAGCTTAGTAGGTTTCTCCTGTTCTGTTCTTTGTGTCACCTGTCATCCACGTTCTCTACTTATTCATTAATTCGTTTCTTGGATTACGCTAGGTGCTTCTACCTTAGTTTTGGCAAAAGAGAATGACTTTGACTGAACCTTTGTTTGTGATGTAACTTATCTCTTTGCTTGGGTATGTCTATTCTAGAATACGAGCCAAAATCCTCATATCTTTTCCAAATTCTGCCGGGTGAAGTTCACCTAGGAATTCCATCCGTTACTAGTGCTGTTAACTCTGATCCATAGGGAGATTTCAGTGGACAAAAAGGGATTCTATGATGTGGTGATACCTGGTATCTTCACACATGATATATCATAGTTTGGTTTTAGATATGCTATAAATCGATAAATTCAGTCGAGAAAAAAATGGAATGACATGGGCCAAGGGGTATAAACTACTATTTATTCATGCATGAGCTAATTCGGTTAATTCTAGATGGTTTTTCTACTCTGTCATGTAACATGCACTATGTTTGCTGAACAGCTCAAATGGCCGAGGCTGTACTTCTTGCTGTGACGAAGATTGGTTGCATTTTAGGAGATGAAGTCATCAAGGCCATCATATCTGAGCTCTCCGTAAAAGTTACTAATCTGAAGGAACTGCCGGTAAAGGTTGAGCAAATAAGAAAGCAACTGACTATGATGAGTAATGTAATAATGCAGATAGATACTGTATACCTCATTGACAAAGGTGTCAAGAATTGGATTGGGGAAGTCCGCAACGTGGCCTACCATGTTGAAGATGTAATGGATAAATATTCATACCACATACTTAAACATAGGGAACAAAGTCGCCTGAAGAAAATATTGAAAATAAAAGATTATGCAGTTTTCAGTCAAATTGTGGATGAGGTAGTTGTGGTAGAGGAGGAGATTGAGCAAGTTATAAAGTTGAAAGAACGGTGGTTGCAACCCTTCCAGCTTGTCCCTGGCCCACTTACTGAGATGGAAAGACGGTGGTCCCAGGACAGCTTCCCTGAATTTGTCAAAGATCAAGATCTAGTAGGAATTGAAGAAAACAGGATATTGCTGACCAGATGGCTGGACACCGAAGAGACGGAGAACAATGTGATAACAGTATCAGGCATGGGCGGGTTGGGAAAATCTACATTGGTTTCAAATGTTTATGAACGGGAAAAGATCAAGTTCCCTGCAAATGCATGGATCGTTGTGTCACAAATTTACACTGTTGATGCTCTGTTGAGGAAGATACTATGGAAGATTGGATACACCGAAAAACCATTGTCAGCAGGCATGGACAAAATGGACATATATGACATGAAAAAGGAAATAGAGAAGAGACTTGAAAATAGAAAATATCTGATTGTACTGGATGATGTCTGGGAGCCAGAGGTATACTTCCAAATATCTGATGCTTTCCCGAATCTCCAAGGAAGCCGCATCATCATTACGACACGGAAGGACCATGTTGCAGGAATTTCTTCTCCGACCCGTCACCTTGAGCTCCTGCCATTGAGTAATCCTGATGCATTTAAGCTCTTCTGTAGAAAGGCTTTTCACAACATGAAGGATCACACATGCCCCGAGGATCTCGAGACAACTGCTACTTCTATTGTTGAAAAGTGTCATGGCCTGCCTCTAGCAATTGTTACCATTGGCAGCATGTTGTCTTCAAGACAAAAATTAGATGTTTATAAACAAACGTACAATCAGCTTGGACACGAGTTGTCAAACAATGATCATGTCCGAGCAATTTTAAATCTGAGCTACCATGACCTTTCAGACGATCTCAGAAACTGCTTCTTGTACTGCAGTCTCTTCCCTGAAGACTACCCCATGTCACGTGACACCCTTGTGAGGCTGTGGGTTGCGGAAGGCTTTGTGCCGAGTAAGGGAAAGAACACGCCAGAGATGGTAGCTGAGGGAAATCTCATGGAGCTGGTCCACCGCAATATGCTTGAGGTGGTGGAGTATGATGAGCTTGGCAGGGTCAGCGTCTGTAAGATGCATGATATTATGCGTGAACTGGCTAGTTCTGTTGCTAAAGAAGAGAGATTTGCTTCAACAGATGATTACGACACAATGATGGATATTCGTCGTCTGTCATCATGTGAATGGAAAGAGGACACTGCACTGAAAGCTAAACTTTCACATCTTCGAACAGTAGTGTCAGTAATTCCATCCTCGCCTGACATGCTATCATCAATTTTATCTGCATCGAACTACCTTACTGTTCTTGAGCTGCAAGACTCTGAAATAACTGAAGTGCCAAAATCGATTGGGTCTCAGTTCAATCTGCGTTACATCGGGTTACGGCGCACCAAGGTCAAGGCACTTCCGGACACTATTGAGCATTTGTCTCGCCTCCACACCCTCGACATCAAGCAAACCAAAATAGAGAAGCTACCACGAGGGCTTTTCAAGATCAAGAAGCTGCAACATCTTTTCGCCGATAGATTTGTTGATGAGAAGCAGGTGGAGTTTCGGTACTTTAATGGAATGCAAGCACCTAAAGAGCTGTCCAACTTGCAAGAACTGCAAACTCTTGAGACCGTGGAATCCAGCAATGACTTGGCCGAGCAGCTGAAGAAACTGACGCAACTAAGAAGTTTGTGGATTGATAACATTAGTGCCGCGGAGTGTGCAAATCTGTTTGCTACCCTTTCAGATATGCCGCTTCTTTCAAGCTTGCTTCTTTGTGCAAGGGATGAGAATGAGGCACTTTGCTTTGAGGCTCTCCAACCAAGGTCTACAGATCTACATAAGTTGATTATCAGAGGGAAATGGGCCAAGGGGACACTAAATTGCCCGATATTTCTCAAGCACGGGACACATCTCAAGTATCTAGCTCTAAGCGGGTGTCACCTTGTGGAGGATCCACTGGAGATGCTCGCCCAGCACATGCCAAACCTCACGTATCTGAGACTTAACAACATGCATGGTGCAAGCACTCTGGCTCTTCCTGCAAACTCCTTTCCAAACCTGAAGACACTTATCTTAAGGTGCATGCATGATGTCAGTGAGCTAAACATCAGTGAGGGCGCTCTTCCATGCGTTGAAGGTCTGTATATTATCTCGCTGCCGAAGCTTGATAAGGTCCCTCAAGGCATTGAATCCCTTCGCGCCCTTAAGAAGCTCACACTGCAGTGCTTGCACACGGATTTCAGAAGCCAATGGGACACTAACGGAATGCATCAGAAGACCCTGCATGTTCCAGAGGTTCATGTCTAGATGCAGCAGGTCAGTTCTACCTGCAATGTTTGTCTTGGATGGTGCATCTGTCATTCACAGTCGTGTGGTACTTTTAATCGTTCCAGTAAATTTGTGATTATTGATGTCGTCAGCAGCATTTGCCGGTGGTTACATGTGTAACATATTTACTCAAAGTTTGGTATCGATTGCCTTCCAGAGGTCCGCATCTGGTTTTATATTGTTAGTCATATATGCCACTGCCAGTACTGATTTCATGTAATGATATGTATTTTTCTTATCGAACACCTTCTGTGAATAATCCTTTCAAACATTTGATCTTATATATGTGGATATATTTTGATCTTTGTCGCTGTGTGGCCCTGTGATCTGATTCAGCAAGATTTGAGCAGCTCGCGCATCTGTGTGTTTTCCTGATTAGGTGCCTCTATAGCACCTGTGTGTCTTCCGCAGGAATTTGGGTCCTCCAGTTTGAAGGAGACAGAGTAGTCTCATTTTGGTTCATCTTGATATGATGTCTGATACTCTTGGGAGAAGGAAGACAAAGCACATGCACTTTATGAACATGTGCTCTATGTTCAAAATATGTAGCGGAGAACGGTTTCCCTGGGCATCAGTACCTCATCTTGGGAAGATTAATTGATATCAGGGGAAATTGCAGTAAAAAATGTCAATGTAGCTATGTTGTTTCCTGCCCCAGTTAAGTCCCTGCTTGAAAGGCCAGGAGGCAGAGCTCGGTCCAAGTTGAGAAAGTGTATTTCGCATATTTTAGAGGATGCAAGGATCGAAAACTTGCAATAGCAATGCAACACCTGTCCTTTCATGTCAGTCATTGTGGTCTGCATTCGATCATCTTGGTATTGTTCGAGTAAATTGCGCGGTTGGATTACATGAAACTGTGTGGTACAGTTAGTGGTTGGGGACAGTTGTTCGAGCATACGCATGTGGAATATACATGTGGCATATACATGTGGAATTTACAACTGGAATATGGATGTGGCATATACATGTTGGAAGTAGTACGTCGAGCGTGCAACCccacacaagcaagcaagcacATGCAGCATTGAGAAAGCAATGCAGAGTTAAAAGGACAAAGCATAGTGGCTAGTGAGGGAGTCCTGAACTAAGGGGCcatcgggcatccggcctgttatccatgggttgtgaagacatgaaggccgaagactgtacccgtgtccggattggactctccttggcgtggaaggcaagcttggcgatcaattataaagattccttcctatgtaaccgactccatgtaaccctagatcccccggtgtctatataaaccgaaggggtTAGTTCGGAAAGGACACACTCATTACCATAGtaatataggctagacttctagggtttagccattacgatctcgtggtagatcaactcttgtaatactcatattcatcaagatcaatcaagcaggaagtagggtattacctccatagagagggcccgaacctgggtaaacatcgtgtcccccgtctcctgtaaccatcgaccttagacgcacagttcgggaccccctacccgagatccgccggttttgacaccgacattggtgctttcattgagagttccactatgccatcgacgaaaggttcgatggccccttcaatcgtcgatagtgacgctgtccgaggagaaaccttcctccccggacagatttttgtgttcggcggcttcgtactgcgggccaactcgcttggccatctggagcagatcgatagctacgcccctggccatcaggtcagattcggaagcttgaactacgttgcggacatccgtggagacttgatcttcgacggattcgagaccgcggcgatcgctccccctcgctccgatgaacatgacttaattctgtcatcggatcacgtccaggagatggttcctgttgctgcaatgGCCTTAGAGCCGGAACAGATCGCGCCGTTCGAGgccacagagtccgcggcgttggagctgCACACAGACTCGACACCTTGCAATACGTGCGttaatggaactccggactcgtctccggccatAAGTTCCGAACCACGAACGTCTGcagacaccgagctggatcggttatcgattttcgaatttagtgccgcagacgtcttccagcactcacctttgggcgatgtgctaaactctttaaagaaccCGTCCCTGGAGAGGGACTCACAGCTGAACCATGTCCGGTTCGAGCTGGAAGCTGATGATGGAGAagttcgcttcccacccgccacccacttcatagccactgtcgaagacttaaccgacgagcttgattacggctccgaagacatcgacggtatggacgacgataccgacaaggagcaaggccaggACCCGCCATTCACTGCACGATGGACGACCACTTCCTCGTATGACGTCTACATGGTAGATACACCGAAAGATAATAGTGGCGACGGCAAGGAAAAACCAACAAAGGAGGACCCTCCCgaaacacaaccaaagcgccggcgtcagcggcgccgctctaaatcccgccgcagcagggatagcaacaccggcacaggagacgacaacactccggatggtgccgaagacacagaagaacccgatgaacaaactgccgaacatAACAATCAGGAACCAGGGCATgtcagccctgacgaacaggtcatagaagaagactcggaggacgatagttaccgtccgcCCTCCAAGGAGGAGACGAGTCTCGGCaatgaagacttcatcgtgcctgaggagcctcgggagcaggagcgctttaagcttcagctcatagccactgcaaggagcctgaaaaagaaacagcagcagctcgaagctgaacaagatctgctcgtcgacagatggactgatgtcctagcagccgaagaatacggcctcaagcgtccagccaagagttacccgaagcgcagactgctacctcagtttgatgaggaggcgccggagcccatacctcccttGCGCGATACAGAACGACCACCACACGGTCGGGACAGGGTGgtggaccgaccaccacgcggtcgggataaagcggcgactcaggccgaacagcagcccgccccaccgccacgtaaaaatagagacaaaacagctcgggattatacatacgaccttcggtaGGACCTGGACAagagagcaggacacaccagatcaatctacggatcgcgaggacgttcTTCGACTCGTGACGACGGCTACTTATACGGACGTGACAAACccagtcacgcccgggccgataactgcaggcggactccatcggaggtgcgccgcgacgcggcccgatatagaggagccgcacaccctctttgcttcacagatgaagtaatggatcacgaattccccgaggggttcaagcccgtcaatattgaatcatacgacggaacaaccgatcccgcggtatggattgaggattttatcctccacatccatatggcccgtggagacaacctccacgccatcaaatacctcccactaaagctcaaagggccagctcggcactggttaaatagcctacctgaaaattccatcggcagctgggagaacttggaagaagctttccttgacaacttccaaggtacatatgtccggccgcctgatgccgatgacttaagccacatagttcaacaacctggagaatcagccagaaaattctggaccaggttcctaaccaaaaagaaccagattgttgactgtccggacgccgaaccctagcggcctttaaacacagcatccgtgacgaatggctcgcacgccacctcggccaggaaaaaccaaaattcatggcagcccttacggcactcatgacccgcttttgcgcgggtgaggatagttggctggcccatagtaaaaacacagccaacgaggtaggcccctccgaggccaaaagcagcaccggcaagctccggcgcaatagacacaaacgccgaagcaatggcgataacaccgatgacagtacggttcacgccggattcagtggctccaagtccggcgaGCGGAAGAAACCCTACAAAAGGAATAgcgagggaccatccagcttggaccgcatactcgaccgtccgtgccagatacatggcaccctatacaaacaagccaatcataccaacagggattgttgggtttttaaacaagcgggcaagttaaatgccgagaataaggaaaagggatcacaaagtgaggacaacaacgaagagccccggcagccgaacaccgaggggcagaagaaatttcctcctcaagtcaaaacggtgaacatgatatacgctacacacatccctaaaagggagcgcaagcgtgcacccagggacgtctacgcggttgagccagtcgccccaaaattcaatccatggtcgtcattcccgatcacttttgatcgtcgggatcacccaactagtattcgtcatggcggttcggccgcactggtcctcgacccaatcatcgacggatttcacctgacacgagtcctaatggacgatggtagcagcctcaacccactctatcaggatacagtacgtaaaatgggcattaacccctcgagaatcaagcccaccaagactacctttaaaggagtcataccaggcgtagaggcccgttgcacgggctcaatcacgctggaggtggtattcggttccccggacaacttccgaagtgaagaactaatcttcgatatcgtccccttccgcagtggctatcacgcactgctcggacgaacagcgtttgctagattcaacgcggtgtgatacgtctccgtcgtatctataattttttattgttccatgccaatattataaaactttcatatactttttggcaactttttatacaatttttgggactaacatattgatcgagtgcccagtgccagttcctgtttgttgcatgttttatgtttcgcagaaaccctatatcaaacggaatccaaacgggataaaaacagacagataatatttttggaatatttggagaatatgggaagaagaatcaacgcgagacggtgcccgaggggggcacgaggcaggggcgcgcctgcccccctcgtggggcccccgtaaggcggttgctactcttctttggccgcaagaaagctaatttttggagaaaaatctgggcgaaggtttcaatccaatcggagttacggatctccatatatatacgaaacggtgaaagggcagaagacgagaacgcagaaacagagagagacagagagacagatccaatctcggaggggctctcgcccctcccatgccatggaggccaaggaccggAGGGGAAagccttctcccatctagggaggaggtcaaggaagaagaggaagaagggggtccctcccccccccctctcctccggtggcgccggaacgctgccgtggccaccatcatcatcaccgcgatctacaccaacacctccgccatcttcaccaacatctccatcaccttcccccctctatctacagcggtccactctcccgcaacccgctgtgccctctacttgaacatggtgctttatacttcatattattatccaatgatgtgttgccatcctatgatgtctgagtagattttcgttgtcctatcggtggttgatgaattgctatgattggtttaatttgcttgtggttatgttgctgtcctttggtgcccatcatatgagcgcgcgcgtggatcacaccatagggttagttgtatgttgataggactatgtattggagggcaagagtgacagaagcttcaacctagcatagaaattgatgcatacgggattgaagtgggaccaatatatcttaatgctatggttgggttttaccttaatgaacattagtagttgcggatgcttgctaatagtttcAATCATAAGttcatagaattccaagtcagggatgacatgctagcagtggcctctgccacataaaacttgctatcggtctagtaaactagtcaattgcttagggacaatttcgcaactcctaccaccactttttcacactcgctatatttactttattgtgtctttatctaaacagcccatactttttatttacgcgctctttattatcttgcaaacctatccaacaacacctacaaagtacttctagtttcatacttgttctaggtaaagcgaacgtcaagcgtgcgtagagttgtatcggtggtcgatagaacttgagggaatatttgttctatctttagctcctcgttgggttcgacactcttacttgtcgaaagaggctacaattgatcccctatacttgtgggttatcaagacctttttctggcgccgttgccggggagcaatagcgtggggtgaatattctcgtgtgtgcttgtttgctttatcactaagtagattttatttcctgttataagttgttctctatctttagttatgg contains:
- the LOC109736813 gene encoding disease resistance protein RPM1 isoform X2 gives rise to the protein MTDSSKLCNLSVVSDMASSTRRVCAEGWMVVPLFRTRSDRTPESEPASSVRCCDRSAGVTLQAQMAEAVLLAVTKIGCILGDEVIKAIISELSVKVTNLKELPVKVEQIRKQLTMMSNVIMQIDTVYLIDKGVKNWIGEVRNVAYHVEDVMDKYSYHILKHREQSRLKKILKIKDYAVFSQIVDEVVVVEEEIEQVIKLKERWLQPFQLVPGPLTEMERRWSQDSFPEFVKDQDLVGIEENRILLTRWLDTEETENNVITVSGMGGLGKSTLVSNVYEREKIKFPANAWIVVSQIYTVDALLRKILWKIGYTEKPLSAGMDKMDIYDMKKEIEKRLENRKYLIVLDDVWEPEVYFQISDAFPNLQGSRIIITTRKDHVAGISSPTRHLELLPLSNPDAFKLFCRKAFHNMKDHTCPEDLETTATSIVEKCHGLPLAIVTIGSMLSSRQKLDVYKQTYNQLGHELSNNDHVRAILNLSYHDLSDDLRNCFLYCSLFPEDYPMSRDTLVRLWVAEGFVPSKGKNTPEMVAEGNLMELVHRNMLEVVEYDELGRVSVCKMHDIMRELASSVAKEERFASTDDYDTMMDIRRLSSCEWKEDTALKAKLSHLRTVVSVIPSSPDMLSSILSASNYLTVLELQDSEITEVPKSIGSQFNLRYIGLRRTKVKALPDTIEHLSRLHTLDIKQTKIEKLPRGLFKIKKLQHLFADRFVDEKQVEFRYFNGMQAPKELSNLQELQTLETVESSNDLAEQLKKLTQLRSLWIDNISAAECANLFATLSDMPLLSSLLLCARDENEALCFEALQPRSTDLHKLIIRGKWAKGTLNCPIFLKHGTHLKYLALSGCHLVEDPLEMLAQHMPNLTYLRLNNMHGASTLALPANSFPNLKTLILRCMHDVSELNISEGALPCVEGLYIISLPKLDKVPQGIESLRALKKLTLQCLHTDFRSQWDTNGMHQKTLHVPEVHV
- the LOC109736813 gene encoding disease resistance protein RPM1 isoform X1 produces the protein MAEAVLLAVTKIGCILGDEVIKAIISELSVKVTNLKELPVKVEQIRKQLTMMSNVIMQIDTVYLIDKGVKNWIGEVRNVAYHVEDVMDKYSYHILKHREQSRLKKILKIKDYAVFSQIVDEVVVVEEEIEQVIKLKERWLQPFQLVPGPLTEMERRWSQDSFPEFVKDQDLVGIEENRILLTRWLDTEETENNVITVSGMGGLGKSTLVSNVYEREKIKFPANAWIVVSQIYTVDALLRKILWKIGYTEKPLSAGMDKMDIYDMKKEIEKRLENRKYLIVLDDVWEPEVYFQISDAFPNLQGSRIIITTRKDHVAGISSPTRHLELLPLSNPDAFKLFCRKAFHNMKDHTCPEDLETTATSIVEKCHGLPLAIVTIGSMLSSRQKLDVYKQTYNQLGHELSNNDHVRAILNLSYHDLSDDLRNCFLYCSLFPEDYPMSRDTLVRLWVAEGFVPSKGKNTPEMVAEGNLMELVHRNMLEVVEYDELGRVSVCKMHDIMRELASSVAKEERFASTDDYDTMMDIRRLSSCEWKEDTALKAKLSHLRTVVSVIPSSPDMLSSILSASNYLTVLELQDSEITEVPKSIGSQFNLRYIGLRRTKVKALPDTIEHLSRLHTLDIKQTKIEKLPRGLFKIKKLQHLFADRFVDEKQVEFRYFNGMQAPKELSNLQELQTLETVESSNDLAEQLKKLTQLRSLWIDNISAAECANLFATLSDMPLLSSLLLCARDENEALCFEALQPRSTDLHKLIIRGKWAKGTLNCPIFLKHGTHLKYLALSGCHLVEDPLEMLAQHMPNLTYLRLNNMHGASTLALPANSFPNLKTLILRCMHDVSELNISEGALPCVEGLYIISLPKLDKVPQGIESLRALKKLTLQCLHTDFRSQWDTNGMHQKTLHVPEVHV